A stretch of DNA from Rattus rattus isolate New Zealand chromosome 1, Rrattus_CSIRO_v1, whole genome shotgun sequence:
TGGTGGCcataccttgaatcccagcaacTGGAGAGGCAGAATCAGACAGGtgtctatgagttctaggccagactggACTATATAGCAAGTATCAGGTCACACAGGTCTACAaggtgagaacctgtctcaaaactacaattaataaacaaatgaaaaatctagGAGAGAACTTAGATAATGGATGgaggattttaaatataaatgatacaACACATGTATAATGAATTGCATCTTCAACACTATTACCTATCATGATTAAAACAAAGCCCCTTAACATTAATTTGCATATAGAAGATTTAAAAAGTGGATCCACTtgctaaaacatattttttatcaTTCATTAAGCCTCAGAGACACAGGCCTCGGAATCTTACTTAGGAGGTAGATTATTCGTGGTCCTATAAGTTTCAACTTAGATGCCAAACAACTATGTTCAATGTCTTCAACTTTTAACCGAGTTATATGTTTTTGAGAAACATTTGTTTCAAAGAAATGATgaaaacaggagggaaggagaaaaatgaatctCATTAAACTTTGAAGTAACATAATTAATAATGACACGAAAGTGGACATACTGTTCCTATGTTCCATACTGAACATTATATATGAATCAATAAAATAAGACACTTTGGCAGAGCCCGGAGCTGAAATGGTGCAAGTCATGGCTGGACAAGTTTTTAGGAAGTCTCTTCTGCTCCCTGACAGAGTACTGGTGGAAAGGAGTGTTGCAGTAACTGTAGCCAAAGGTGGCATTATGCTTCCAGAAAAGTCACAAGGAAAAGTATTGCAGACAACGATCGTGGTTGTGGGATCAGGCATGAAAAAAAAGGGTGAAGAGATTCAGCCTGTCACTGTGAAAGTTGGAGACAAAGTTCTTCTCCCAGAATATGGAGGCACCAAAGCAGTTCTAGATGACAAGGATTATTTCCTATTTAGAGATGGTGACGTTCTTGGAACGTATGTCGACTGAAATCACTGTTGAAATGCTATCACGTGAAGCTCCCTATTCCACTGATGTTCTGAACTATTTCATCATGCAAATAACTTCCATGCCTTCCTTTTATAATAACCAAATGATGCCTAAACTGAAAAACTTAAGACATTTTAGAATATCTTCCACATTTTCACATATAATATGTGAGGTGCTCTCACTTATTTTATTCGAAGTTAGATTTGTAAAAGATTTGCACTTATTAAGAATTATTAATATAGCATCATTTCTTCCATATTCTCCCTCCAAATTCTCTCATGTaccctgctttctctcctttaaaTTAATGTGCTCTTTTTATAAATTGTCactacatgcatatgtatgtatacatacatatatgcattatatattacttatgtatatatatttatatgtatatatatgtgtgttcatgtaagATATATTATCTAATAGAAGATAGCAAAATATCAAATTgggtacatgtatatataataattatgcatacattcatgtatgtatacattaaatatgcacatatactaTACTACATATTGTACATTATGTATacgtgttcgtgtgtgtgtgtgtgtgtgtttgtgtgtgtgtaattctgctCCATACGTATAATGTAATTcccatgtatgttttcagggatggcTATTTGGAATTGGAAAATGAACTGGTTTGTACTCCCCTGAAGAAGACTGTCTCTGCCACTCagtgtttttaattattctttttcagGTTTGAGTCCGTATGAACTTTTCTCCATCCACTCACATGTCTATTATTGTTTTCCTAGTTCTCTTTATGTTTAGGCAGAAATGTTGAGACACTATTGGTGTAACTTCTGATAGTACTAGGAAAAATGACCTCACAGCACAATCCCTGCTCCCACGGCTCTTGCTGTCTTACTGACATTCTTCTgctgtgttccctgagcctcgggTATGGTTGTGGTTTTGGATATACCTGCAGAGGATTCTACAATCTCTGTTTTGATTGATAGTGCTTTTCTGTAATAGTTTCTGTTCATTACAAGGAGTAGTCTCTTTCAAGAATCTTGAAGACTACATTTAAGTCTTGGGCTAAACAAATGTCTATACTGTTGGTAGTAGACAGACTATCTTAGTAAAGTAGTGGTAGAATCTTGTACTCCAGGATTAGCTCTCTAACACTCATACTTGAGCAAGCATCCACTATCAGGCATGATATTTTCTTATTGAGAGGGTCTTgtgtccaattagagagctgtttgaaaataaaaaattaattagttttCACTTGTTTCTGACATGGTATTTTTTTAGATTGAGCTCTGTTTtgtgttgttctttatttttcaacTAATACAAGAATGGTAATAATTTATACCAAATAGAAGAATCTAAAAATATTTCCGAcaatgtgaaagaaaaatattgtcacccaatacaacaacaaaaatattgtgCCAACTATTCAGAAAATTAGACAGTGTGTTCTattaacaaaatgtaaaaaaatatctATTCCATTGAACAAAACCATTAGTTTTTACTGAGCATGGTGTTCAAAGATAGCTGAATACGAGTGTTA
This window harbors:
- the LOC116887817 gene encoding 10 kDa heat shock protein, mitochondrial-like, with the translated sequence MAGQVFRKSLLLPDRVLVERSVAVTVAKGGIMLPEKSQGKVLQTTIVVVGSGMKKKGEEIQPVTVKVGDKVLLPEYGGTKAVLDDKDYFLFRDGDVLGTYVD